The stretch of DNA agccTATAACTTGACACGTGTGtatcttgtggtttttttttttactgtgacactcttgagtgtttttattatttaatgtgGAAGTTAAAAAACTTTGTAATAATATAGAACTGAAGACTGAGTAGTATGTGAAAAAGCATGACTACTATTACCGCTTTTTTTATTCATAGACTTCTGAGTTTTTCAAAAGAGCAGATAGGTACTATTGTTAGAAGTATTTCTGAAGGACTCAGCTAAATGACATGTAAGCCCTGAAAGAAGATAATAAATTTAGTGTCCTGTTACACTTACAAAGGAAAGTAGTCTATTTTCATAGGAAGAACTGCAAACAGTGGGGCTTTTCTCAGAGTTTCGACAGCGGTCTCCTTGCTGTCCTTGGACTCCTACGTCCCCAGTAAGTGCAGGGACTGTTATTTCCCCAGCGTTCAGAGGCCCAGCACGGTTGTAACATTTACAAGCTCATGCAATGGCTAAGCAGTAAAGCTAAGGTTAGAAGGCGGGTCTTCTCATTTTAGACTCTATGTTTGAAATACAAAGTCATGTTGCCTTCTGTGTTGTAATTAATGTATTCTTTTTCAGATCCTTGTTGGGCATCTATAAACAGAGGGATTCTGATCTGTGACGAGTGCTGTAGTGTTCATCGAAGTTTGGGGCGTCATATCTCTCAAGTGAGACATCTCAAGCATACACCATGGCCTCCAACACTGCTGCAGGTAAAAAGTGAAACTGTGTATGAATGTGTATGAATCTCTGTTGGCTTGCTGTCCACTTGAAAATAATTATAGCTATTTGATTAGTCAGTTTGTGCAGCTAGATTTCTTTACTGCCTGCCTGTATACATTTTGGATTTCAGATGGTTGAAACACTGTATAACAATGGTGCTAACTCCATATGGGAACATTCATTGCTGGACCCTGCCTCTGTTATGAGTGGAAGGCGCAAAGCTAGCCCACAGGATAAAGTACAGTAAGTgcaaaatcacagaatttttattcttttagaagTGTGATTATTTTATTCATCAGTGACAGAGGCAGCAAGGTACCCATGGGGACCTGTGTATATTTTGTTCCTGGAATAGAACAGTGGTAAACTAGTTATttgttcactttttctttttaaattcccagtgattaattttttttaaatttatcacaCAAATGGAAATACATTGTTTGAATTCTCTGAACTATTGATTCCTGACCTCTAGCTTTGACCTTTACTAGAACTTGAATCAAAAAACTTTTAATTCTCATGCCACGTGCCTCAGTTAACTCAATGCTGGTAATGAGATTTAGTTTGgttgatgaattaaaaaaaaatgagagaagatttctgtcactgaatatggtgctttgttttaaaatgtaaataactgCATGTAGTAAGTATAGATCTTAAGTTGGCATAATTTTAAGTTCAGTGTTAACTTCTAAGAAATATACATAACCTCATATGGTCTGCAGATATTTGTAAGTTTGTAACAAAAGTATGCTCTGTATAGTTAGGCAATCTgcagtgggttgtttttttagtGAAAATCTTTTTCCATGTCTAACTCTTACCAGTAGCAAGCAAAGATCTAATGCAATCTTCACttgtgaattttcctttttctagagtGTCTGTATTATTGTGAAAGctctaatatttattttctttcccttctgttgcTTGGATTTCTCTTTACAGTCCCAATAAAGCAGAATTCATTAGAGCTAAATATCAGATGTTAGCATTTGTTCATCGCTTGCCATGCCGTGAAGATGACAGTGTTACTGCCAAAGATCTTAGTAAGGTTAGTATGTTTCTTCTGGCAGTCTGCAGAGGCAACAACTTGTGTGTAACAGAACAGCGAAATCTGactgaattaaattaattgcatTGACTTGAGATAACTATTGCTGTTCTTTAGCACTATTACGTAAACAAAAACAGCTTGACTTCAACTTGAAGCCacttttttttgataaatgtatATGGATACTGGAGATGTGGATGGTTGAGAGGCATCAATTTAGGTTAACTTTCAGGAAAACGTTTACACAAACCAACTGTAGCAAGAATTCTTGCATAGACATTTCTAAAAGCATGGCTGAAAAAACAAATGATGAATCAATAGTTATTGCTGCTGTATTAAGTacaattctgcttctttttcagcAACTCCATTCCAGTGTAAGGACAGGGAATCTGGAGACGTGTTTGCGATTACTCTCCTTAGGAGCTCAAGCCAATTTCTTTCATCCTGTAAGgacactttttcattattttgatatACAGTCAGTTCTTAGAGTTTGTAATATTTATACTGATTTCAGCCGGTACACATTATATTTCACTCTTCTACTCAGACCTCTTGATTAAgtagatatttttcttaataactTGTAGGAAAAAGGAAACACCCCGCTCCATGTTGCTGCTAAGGCAGGACAGACTTTACAAGCAGAACTATTAGCGGTTTATGGCGCTGATCCTGGCACACAAGATTCCAATGGAAAAACTCCAGTTGACTATGCAAGGTAGAATGCTGTGACATATGTGATGCTTTTATATATTAACTGATGTTCATAAATCACATGATGAACCTGCTTAGATATGTTTCTGTCCTAAAAATCGTTTGACTCTTAAAATGCTATTAAGTACCTTTTCCAGAAAGAGCGAATGCATAAAGAGTATAAATAAGCACTTTCACCATTTCATAGCCTGTATTCTCCTGGATGCTTGAGACAACAGTTGTGATGCCAATGAAACAGGCTGTGTCAATCTAGCAGCTCACAGAAAAGTAATCTGAGGACAAGAGTTTCTGCAAGTTGAGCAGGCTCCAGGAGTGCGGATTAACTAGGGAATTCCTGTAGGGAAGGGCTGGACTGCACAGATCGGTAAGGGAGCAGGGGGTGGAACCAGGCTTTTTAGTGGCAGTGAATTGTTACGCGCATCCAGTGACAGAACTGCACCTCAGGAAAGCCCACCTTTAGAGAGGCTCTAGGCTTCCCAAGAAACACTCATGTCAAGAAAATGAAACATGAATATCTCTGCTGATCAGTTGGGCAGTAATGAGGCACTGCAAGATTTGTAGCACAGCATTGAGGATTTTTTGGGTTTACATGCAAAATTGGACATTGCTGATAACCAGAAGCTGCACATTTGTGTAGATAAAAACATCCTCATTGCTGTGATTGCTTTTGAATTGAGGCTATATATGGAGTCTGAAGACTGAATAAGTTCATTTGGTTGCAGAATACAATATGCCGGAATACTTCTCTTTCTCAGTGCTATTAATCAAATGTGAAGTTGGGCAAGTTTGCTGCATGAGCTCAGGAACTGTCTTGAAAATTGTAAAAAACATATTCAAAATAGCCTATGTAATCTGGGGTTTTTCTACAGCAAATCAGATAGTAGGCAAATCAGTTTTCAGAGTTTTCAATTACTTGTTTTGGGAAGTTCATAAAAGTTTATAGTTTTTTTGCCCGCTGGAACGTGCTGTTGAACGTCCCGCTGTGAATCTGTGCTGTGTTGATACACTCAAACATGTGCAGTGTTGAACAGTGGCTTGTACTAAATTTGTTTCTCTGACTATTTTTCTGTATGTCTCAAAATGAATAACTCGTATATCTTTTGTATGTGTAAACCAGACAAGGTGGGCATCATGAACTGGCAGAGCGCCTGGTGGAAATTCAGTATGAACTCACAGACAGGTTAGCTTTCTATCTCTGTGGCAGGAAACcaggtaagtaaaaaaaaaaaacaaacaccaaaaaacccccaaaaaacaacaaaaaaaccccaaacctacacTCCCAAGATCTTTTAGTGTGAATTACAGAACAGTTCAAACTATGGTATATAATGTTTGTGTCAGTGTTACTACTCTTCTTACCTGCATTTCAAATATTCTAACATATAAATTATACAGGAAGAACTAAAGAAAACGTAAGATGTAAGATTAGtgataatgcatttaaaattcagaTAAAACTGCAGGATTTTAAGTATacctaaattaaaaattaagttcctttctgtttttccacAAATATATGTTCCGTTCTATAAATAGAATAGCCCTGAAAGTGGAGAAACCTACATAAAAAATCAGATGAATACTGTTTAACTTCAAGTGAATTGCAGCGAAAATATGAATTTTGTGAATGTTGAGTAGTCTGCAGGAGATATTGTAGAACTCTTGTGAGTAGTTTCTTCTCATTGAAATGCAAAAGCAGGGGAGTATTCAATTAAGCTTGTACCTTTTGAACACAAGCACACTTAAAAATTTTTAGCCATTAGGTGCCGTAAAAGCACCTAtgttagaactttttttttttaagtggaattttAATACAGTTGATAAGCCTTAATTAGAATCTTTGATAACAGTGGGAAATTGTGGTAGGAACCTTCTTTTAAGACTTGCTATCTTCCTGTAATTGGAAATTGAGTAATTACATGCAAGGTAAATTATTCTATGTTTGCCTGTTGCATATCATCTTGGGTTTCTCATTACCGTGTCTTTTAGTAAAACTGAATACCAGCTGTATATTCTGACAACATTAAAAACTACAGTCCAGTAACAACCTATTAAAGTGCAATTTGTTTTCAACTCTAGAGCACAAAAATGGACAGCACTTTGTTATACCTCAGATGGCAGACAGGTAAGTTGCTGATTCCATGGCATGtctgaaaacatcaaaataaaaaatcctaataataataataataaagtttcttttcctttctgaaacaatttttaaGCTTGTTGTCATTCTAACTTTTTAACGTATGCCTCTATTGATCTtggaagctttttttcccctagaaaaaaTATTGGCgtttaaacaaaatcagaaaattataGAAGTTGATGGTATTTGTTAAAATGCAGGGGGAAGGTGAGATAATTACATTAAGGGAACACACATGGGGATTCCTGGGAAACAGATTTTGTAAATAATGTAAGGACCAATTGAGTTAATTTCCTGATACAGCATTTTGAAAGTAATACTTgcaagaaagctgcttttttctctgaaaatatttatgctttGATCCAAGTGCTTCTAATTTTTGGTTATGATCAATGAAATTGTATTTGTATAAAACATATCAAGTATTAACCATAAGtccctatttttcttttattgctatgCAATTGGAAATAAGGCGGCTGTGAGTAAACTGTTGTTAAACTTACTGCTTGCAAAATTTATATGGaaaactgtaataaaataaaaattatagggAGAAACTGTGTAATAGTTGGTAAAACACTTAGTGTTaacatctgtaattttttttagacaTGCTGTGTTTAGCTATTTGATAAAGTACTGTGTGTTTTCAGTGCAAAGTATTTTGCAGAACAGAGTAAGTATCCTTTGCCTCGTTACACAGAGAAGGAAGTTGACATGCAGAGAAAATTACTTGTTCAGAGGTGCTGCTCAGATTGCAGAGCCTGCAGTACAGCCTGACTGCCTTATCTCTGCCTGATGTCCTCCActggtctctttttttctttttatttttttctttttctgtttaggtGATTGCCTACACAAACTCTGTGATGTCAGTTAATCATACAGAGGTTTTGTTTGAGCCTTTCCATCCTTGTAGGTCAGGGGAGTTTTCCCCTGGGTGATATAAATCTGGACTCAAATTTTGTCAGCTTCCTGATCTGTGGCTTTTATGATAAATTCTGTTGAACTGCACAATTTTCATCTTGTGCCTCATGTTCAAAGCTGGAAACTAGTAGAAGAGATTATTTACTGATcagtacaaaataattttaagcatgGCCCTATTGCTGTAGCCATTTGCCAGGCTGGTGGTCACCTACCTCCAAGTAGGTACCTCTCAAGTCCAGTGGAACAAATCCTGTGTGTTTTATGTGGACTCAAGTTTTGGTCAGAATGATCGTATTGTTCAGATTCCTTACAGAAAGCATTTTGTTGCCCTACAACTTGACTGCTTCTTGAGCAGGTATTTATATTCCAAAGGATTTTTGtgattcttttgttttaaatttaagatTGTTCTttagaaaagcttaaaaatataCTAATTTGTATATTAGCAATATTAGTAAGATCAATGTGttaaaactacattaaaaatactaaaagatTAGGGAGTTTCAAATAAAAGTGACATTTAAATAATTGAATTATTGAAATGTataatttgtatttaaacaaGCTATTAAATGCTGTAGATGTAATGATCACTTTGTGTTTTCATAGCAGTCTAGATTTATCAGAACTTGCAAAAGCAGCGAAGAAGAAGCTTCAGTCTGTAAGTAAAGCTTGCAGTGTGCTGTGTGACACATCTTTGGACATGGCAAACTCGGCACTTCATCTTTCAAGCTGGTTTCAGCTGCcattaatttctgcagaaataaatgtCAATTCTGTAGCAAGTTAAAAGTCtggagaaaaacatgaaaataggCAGAAATGGAGAAGCAGAGATGATGACAAATCCCTGACAGAGAATGAATATGTGTTGGTCTTGTTTGGGGTAATATCACTAGGCCTTTCTCCCCAGTTCAGAACTGTAAACTTTGTTACTTGTCTTGCTCTCATGTATTTTGTATAAACCTGTATGTGAAATGTTACTATTTGCCTTTAACTTTCTGGAAAGCCAGAATAGTGCATTACTGTTTGCTACTAATGCCAGCTCACTAGATTTCTTTATTGAAGTGTTGGTGACCAAATCCTTGTACAAATTAGAGTGGGGATATGTTTTCCCTCTACTTAAAGCTTTTAGCTGAAGCAAATGGTATCAAAGGATAAAAAATTTGCAGTTGGGGAAAGAACAATCCTGGTGATATTCTTCTATTCAACAATGTCAGTTTTTCTCTAAAGGTAATGCTAGTGGTCATAAAAATTCCAGCTAACCAAACCAGTGTGTAGCAGTTCAAGTAGCAGTTAATACAAACCAAATGCGAATACTACTTTAGAACTGGCTTTCTGCTGTTAACGTACTGTTAGTAACTACTTTAAATGCATCACTACCTAGAAGGAGATGGATTCTTGCATTGTATTTTTGCaagttgtggtgggttgaccctggccagcagcccagCACCAAAACAGTTCCTCCCAGCAGGATTGGGGAAAgcataggaagagcaaaagcaagaaaactcataggttgagataaaggcagtttaataggtgaagggaaaagaaaagcaagtgaaGCAAACAAAATTGCTCAACGCCTCCCACAGGCAGACTGCTGCCCGGCTAGTCTCTGAACAGTCACCTTGGCAGCCCAAAACCAAACTacttcttcctccaccccagtttttattgctgaagaTGCCAtggtatggtatggaatattgctTTGGCGGATTCacgtcagctgtcctggctgcatCTCCTCCCAGCTTCCTGCCCACCCTGAGCCTACTTGCTGCTGGGTGGTGGGGTGGTCAGAGTCGGGGGAAAAAGGGGATGCTTTGACGTTgggcaagcactgttcagcagtagcCAGAACAAGCCAGTGcaatcaacactgttttagccacagATCCACAGCAAGCATCATATAGGCTCCAATGAAGAAAGTTGATTccctcccagccagacccagtacagaaGTAGACATCCTGGCTTTATCTGGGTTCAAGAATGATGGCAGTTGGTATTTGGTAAAGAACTCAAACTCTGGAAAAAGCAGGTCtgttttttctgtaaacaaagaTGAACTGTAGAAAAAGTGTTAGGTTTTTCACCCCTTTTAGTACAGCTCATCCCAGGGAAGGAAGACCAGCCTTGCTTACACTGTCAGTTAGTTAGCAAATCTGGTACCCATTTCTAATGTTAATGCACTGTACGTCAATAAGTGAGACATCCACAAAGCCCTGTGACATTTAATTTCATGTCTGATCTTCCAACAGCTCACTTCTTCGTAACACAACTATCTTTCTTGAACCATCTACTGTAGGAACACAGTTTGAAAAGTGCAAGCATTTTATGAGTCTTCACTGTTCAGTTAAGTCCACATCTACAGTGACATTTGGATACCAAATTCCCCAATAGGTCTACTTCACCCCAAATACACGAGGTCCTTTTGTGATCAggtaggacaggaaaaaaaaaatccattaactaGTAAAGGAAAGGTGTAGAACAGTGTTGTCTCTGTATCTGGCAATCAGGTGGTGGTATATGTCTGCTTAATGAATTACTTCACTATGCAGGCTGAAAAACAAGCAATTATATAGGCTGAAAAACAGCCAGGCGTGATCAGAGTTGTGCtcttgtattttctgtgttataGAGGTCTTAttaagtttcatttattttcaagctgTAATTATTCTCTTCTACCCTTAGCTGAGCAACCACTTATTTGAAGAACTTGCCATGGATGTGTATGATGAAGTTGACAGAAGGGAAACGGATGCAGGTGAATGAGGCTTTCTGGAATGTgtataaaatacatttgaattgTTACATTACATACAAGATGCTAGTGCAAGCATATGTTCTATTTAAAGTACTTTTGTATTCAGTAATTATTGATAATGGCAGtttctttgtcttgcattgtCTGAAGGTGACGTTAATTGAAAAAATCTTGTGTTTTTGCAAAGTAGAGAAccctctggggaaaaaagccttccTTTGAATTGATTGTGTTTGTGTTTGAAATTGTGGTCTTTTATTCTTTGACAAGAAACACTGTCAAATAGTACAGGAAGGTTAttctatctcttctttttttttttttttctcttccctgagcAGTTTGGCTTGCTACTCAGAATCATAGTACGCTTGTGACAGAGACCACAGTGGTCCCTTTTCTTCCCGTAAATCCTGAATATTCCTCAACCAGGAATCAGGTATGGAGTCGTCTTAATActgtaaaactatttttatttaacgGGCCTGGTATTCTAAGCAGTATTGCTTTACTGTACTTCATTACTGTAGAATAGTTGCATCTACTTGTAAAACAGTTAAAATAGTTTCacattttccctgccctgggGCATGCAGCTGGATAATTTAAATCACACTTTTTGCAATAACTGTAATTGAACAATCGACTCACTTTAGGTGCTGTAGCCTTAGTTTTACCTGGGAACTCTGCTGTTCATCTAATACAAGCTGTACtactttttctgcattattctgTAATTCAGGGAAGACAGAAACTGGCTCGATTTAATGCCCATGAATTTGCTACGCTAGTTATAGATATTTTAAGTGATGCCAAACGAAGACAACAGGGGAATCCTCTCGCTGGTTCAAAAGGTGAGTATGCTTCTGGTTGTCGGCTCTTCTATGTGTAATTCTTCAGCAGTTTAATCAATACCATAGCATCATTTAGGAGTACTAGATGAATGAAGAAAGAGATTTATACCGTTTTTATAAACGATAAGAACTAAATCATGTGGATAGCAGGCTATTGACAACCTGCATTAGGCCACCAAAATAATGCCCAAGGACAGGAGATTTGTCTCTATAAAGTTGGTATTTGTAATACAATTAAATCAAGTGGCATATGTGCAATTCAGGAACATCTTTTTTGTGATAATATAGTAAAACTTTCCAGAATACTGCCATACAGTTTTAGAGTGATACTTCTTTTGATTGGCTGCTAGGATAATGTCTGTGTTTTAGATACTGGCTTTCCTGGCTGCTCTATACATGCAGGACTTCGCTGTAATTTAGATGCTCTTGAGCTTATTGCTCATTTGCCTAAAAAGGtttactttctgtatttcttgaGCATGCTAGATATCAAGGAATACAAATACCTGTGCCAACAACCAGAGCGAGACATAGTTCTAGCCATGATGGAATGAAACAACATACGAACACTAGTTCTCCCActggagagaaaatacaaaaaaatcttttccaacttttaatttttgcctgtatttttcatttgaatgttGACATCCATTTGTCCAGCGtagtctgttttgttttggttcttttcctTATGTGCATTTTATTAATTTGCTAAAGCATGATTCCCACCCATTTAACTTGTCTAAACACTTAcaagaaatgatttattttttttaattactttaaagtatgcatttccatttcttctcCAAACTTACTAGTACATTTTTAAATGGTGTATGTTGATCTACAGAGAATGTGGAACTGATACTCAAATCAATCAGCAATCAACATAGTAGTGAAAGTCAGGATAATGACCAGCCTGATTATGACAGTGTTGCTTCAGATGAAGATACGGATCTTGAAACAAACGCAGCTAAATCAAACAGACAGAAGGTAGGtttgaaatatttatacacacaccAAATTTTACTCATAAAGGTAATCTGCAGTGACTCTTTGCCCTTGTGAGGGGATTTAACATGCATAAATGACCAGCGAATgaataatttaattcattttcaaatttgtttcagAATCATGCCTCAGTCTATGAACTTAAGTGTTGTGATGTAAGGaatttttattgtaaataaaatgCTCCTCTAGAAAATAATGTGCGCCACTGTGCACGTCTGGAGTTCAGATATAGATTTAATTGCACAGATGAAATAATTGGATCTACCAAAACAGTCTTAATCAGTGATTTCATGGTATTTCACAAACATTTACTGAAGAAATATTTACAGCAGTCCAATAGTGGCTGAGTGTTTTAAACCATTCCTGAAATAATGCAGCATGGTAAAAAAGTGGCAGTAAAGCTAGTAGTTCTAGTTTAATTTTCCCTGGTAACATGCACACTGGATATTTAGTAATCAGTCTTTTATGACTTTCCAGTTCTctattacatatttaaaaaaaaaaaaatccctacgaAGGAGTATTGCATCACAAAGGCTGAGACAAATGTTTTTGTGCATAGAGGAGCTAAGAGTTGATTGACATCAAATTTCTTTCATGTTggactaaaattattttaatgaattgatCTCATTAATTTGAACTTAATTTGAAACATGTTTCCTTTGAAGTGAGTACATCAAAAGCTGTCAAAATCTcattgtcttgttttctttttaatcggTTTCCTAATGGTGTAAGTATTGATCTCTCACTGTTTATAGAGCCTGGATTCAGACTTATCAGATGGACCAGTGACAGCCCAAGAATATATGCAAGTTAAAAATGCTTTGGTGGCTTCTGAGGTAAAGATTCAGCAGTTAATGAAAGTGAACATCAACCTGAGCGATGAGCTGAGAATCATGCAGAAAAAGGTAACAGGCACAATAGTGTAACCCCTTCATCTCTTGACGTATTTTAAGTTGACCAGAATAAAACTGCTGAAACTGAAGATGCAATAGCCCAATATTAGAATAgtgagaaaatttatttttaaaatggagctGCTTCAGAATCAGATAGGAGACAATAAGTGTACCTGTGCAGCACATGCTttgaatgtcttttttgtggAGGTGATGATGATCTGCGTAGTTCACTTTGATGTAAGTTTTCCAAGTGACAAGACTGTTGTATAAGTCTTGTATGTTTTTGCTGTCCTGCTTCAAGTTAAGCAGTTTTCAACAATGAGTAAGTAAGTTCTAGCACACATTTTACCTGTCTGCGCATATCTATATAACGTACTTCCAACTTTTCCAGTAAATATgtagtattttttccattaataatcCCAGCTACaatgaagggaaataaaaatcctAATGCAGTTTGGCAgtagaaaataatctgaaaagtGGCAATACAATATCAAGTTCTTGTGTACCAGGAGgccaatatttatttatttgcttgcgTTTGAATCTGTGGGTAATAGCACTTAAAGGATATAGTGGTAAATGCAATTACTTCTTTAAACCTTCAGTGTGGGGTTGTCTTGACAAAGATAAAGTGTAGGTATCTCATTTACAATATGAGTTACTATGTATAGATAGTCTTATACAGACagaaaactgaacattttttGCTAAAATCCTGAGTTTAGAGCTCCAAAGACCCAGTTTGGAAGCCAGACCTTTTAATCCTTATGTGAACAAATCAACGTTTGTTGAATGTTTTGCCAGTGTTCTGGTAAACTGAGATTTTTGTGGGGTAAAGGAGAGTTTATATCTGTATTGAGTTCACTATCCTGTCTGTCATGCTAGCCTAGAAAGGGCTGGCTGCTTCCTTAAATTAATTCTTCCACCTAGTGTTAAAAATCCTGCTTTCCAAATAATTACAATACTGCAAGACTTTCAGTATGTGCTGCAGAAAGCTCTCTCCCTGTAGAGAAAGTTGTTCAATCTGTGCTCCTGCAGAGGGGAACCTGTGCTGAGAGCTTGTTCCCTGTTGTGTTGGGGCAAAGAGGCTGATGCTTTGGAGAGTGGTGGGAACTGTTGAGCTCTTAGCATCTGAGGCCAAGCTTATTCAGCAGATTCAAATATCTTTGTTAATTTGCTATCCTTCTGTTACAATTGTGCTCAGCTTTTCAGATCTCTTGGAAGGGTGAATACTGAGAGGAACCTAAAAGATCTCAGGATGTGTCCTTGGTCTTTTAACAGCTTGTACTGTTTAAGCATTTCTCTGTATCATTTGAATTACCTTTTTACTTATACTGAGTTTCTTTAAACAGATACAGTCTATTTAgggttaaaaaataatctttaggGCCTACGAATGAATGAGACTTTGCTATATTTATGTGGTGTAGCAGAAGAGAGATCACTGCTGTGCTTCAGTTGAACCTGTTTTGAAAGATGGCATAGCCGGGGCTCACTCACCTTGAAGATGAGTTGCACTAATTTTATGTCCTGATGATGTATGTAGCTATGGGGCTTCTTTAACTTAGTGTTTAGCGGCTCTGGGTCGGTGAAGAATGGATATAGCTGTGCGTGTGCAGAATGCAGGGTGAGAGGAAGGGGTAACAGCTGTCTTAGCTCTAAGCTACTGGGAACTTCATTACAATATGGGAATTCTCTGCTGGGTTATTTGTGGCAGGACACCACTACATTTATACTACTTCAGCACTTCTAATGCAGTAGATGTCATTCAGGAGTCTctctttttaatcattttttttctgtgttattttctaAGCAAGGGCTTAGAAGgtcataaactaaaaaaaaaaaaaatctatccccTTTATGTATCACCTTATTAGCCAACTGTGTATCTAATCTTTTGCATGGCAATTACTAAGCAAAAGATGCTAATTAAAGAAGAGGCAAAGCTACAGCTGATGAATGCCACTTTAGAGTACATTCttcctgaataaaaataaaaatagttacgTTACTTTAATGGGCATTCTaatggaaaaagatatttttgtcatGCGTGTGGATTTTTTTAGGTGCTTATAGGTGGTTAAGAGTTTGGTCTGAGTTTATATTAACTGTTGGCTAAAACTGCACCAAAAGCACATTAATAAAATGTGGAAGAAGTTTGGAAGAAGGAGGCTATAAAGTTGACCTATTTAATTGCCTTTGATATCAAACTTTGGCTCCTGGCTGATCCTCAAATCTTAAAACTTGATGCATCTTACTACAGAGCATGCAGaaagtggggagaaaaaacacaaattatCTTGATAGAAGTCTGCGCATTCGATTTAGAGTTCTGGGAATTACTCTAGGcaaaataggaatattttttttttgacagagataATGTACTTGAAGGTTCATATGATGCAAAGTAAATGCAAGTAGTAAATATTCAATTTCCTGTTTAAAAGGCCATCA from Rissa tridactyla isolate bRisTri1 chromosome 13, bRisTri1.patW.cur.20221130, whole genome shotgun sequence encodes:
- the GIT2 gene encoding ARF GTPase-activating protein GIT2 isoform X1, translated to MSKRLRSSEVCADCSAQDPCWASINRGILICDECCSVHRSLGRHISQVRHLKHTPWPPTLLQMVETLYNNGANSIWEHSLLDPASVMSGRRKASPQDKVHPNKAEFIRAKYQMLAFVHRLPCREDDSVTAKDLSKQLHSSVRTGNLETCLRLLSLGAQANFFHPEKGNTPLHVAAKAGQTLQAELLAVYGADPGTQDSNGKTPVDYARQGGHHELAERLVEIQYELTDRLAFYLCGRKPEHKNGQHFVIPQMADSSLDLSELAKAAKKKLQSLSNHLFEELAMDVYDEVDRRETDAVWLATQNHSTLVTETTVVPFLPVNPEYSSTRNQGRQKLARFNAHEFATLVIDILSDAKRRQQGNPLAGSKENVELILKSISNQHSSESQDNDQPDYDSVASDEDTDLETNAAKSNRQKSLDSDLSDGPVTAQEYMQVKNALVASEVKIQQLMKVNINLSDELRIMQKKLQTLQSENTNLRRQATTNIYQVQTGSEYTDPTNNSSLKRRPSARGSRPMSMYETGSGQKPYLPMGEVTYPEESITRLQPFPPHIGRSAFVTSSSSLPSFPSTLSWSRDESTRRASKLEKQSSMSESDYDNPTTPLELEETGSGRKGRQRSVIWQGEGSIPEDTDTAPSSSLPSTEDVIRKTEQITKNIQELLRAAQENKHDRPLERAGMLKLRHSLGCFSTLVPWAERAPLQPLTIQQPGPASCYIPCSERIHVAVTEMAALFPKKPKSELVRTSLRLLTSSAYRLQSECKKTLPVETCPTTDIQLVTQQVIQCAYDIAKAAKQLVTITTKENNN
- the GIT2 gene encoding ARF GTPase-activating protein GIT2 isoform X4; this translates as MSKRLRSSEVCADCSAQDPCWASINRGILICDECCSVHRSLGRHISQVRHLKHTPWPPTLLQMVETLYNNGANSIWEHSLLDPASVMSGRRKASPQDKVHPNKAEFIRAKYQMLAFVHRLPCREDDSVTAKDLSKQLHSSVRTGNLETCLRLLSLGAQANFFHPEKGNTPLHVAAKAGQTLQAELLAVYGADPGTQDSNGKTPVDYARQGGHHELAERLVEIQYELTDRLAFYLCGRKPEHKNGQHFVIPQMADSSLDLSELAKAAKKKLQSLSNHLFEELAMDVYDEVDRRETDAVWLATQNHSTLVTETTVVPFLPVNPEYSSTRNQGRQKLARFNAHEFATLVIDILSDAKRRQQGNPLAGSKENVELILKSISNQHSSESQDNDQPDYDSVASDEDTDLETNAAKSNRQKSLDSDLSDGPVTAQEYMQVKNALVASEVKIQQLMKVNINLSDELRIMQKKLQTLQSENTNLRRQATTNIYQVQTGSEYTDPTNNSSLKRRPSARGSRPMSMYETGSGQKPYLPMGEVTYPEESITRLQPFPPHIGRSAFVTSSSSLPSFPSTLSWSRDESTRRASKLEKQSSMSESDYDNPTTPLELEETGSGRKGRQRSVIWQGEGSIPEDTDTAPSSSLPSTEDVIRKTEQITKNIQELLRAAQENKHDSYIPCSERIHVAVTEMAALFPKKPKSELVRTSLRLLTSSAYRLQSECKKTLPVETCPTTDIQLVTQQVIQCAYDIAKAAKQLVTITTKENNN